A region of Thermococcus argininiproducens DNA encodes the following proteins:
- a CDS encoding SWIM zinc finger family protein: MEKKTLQKGKSYYKKGKVLWVLKYKEKLFSKVLGTYPYYIEVDLAKNSNKCTCPQGKNCKHVAAVLMAFEEGFYIESEDPLSESLPELVIEKYFFTEDPALGIEVLLKELQYQINNDESGSEVTRLLRKTLKLFPQAPSAETRFQIIEIFKEFKRIFSEYKLTEELEKEIKEIF, translated from the coding sequence ATGGAAAAGAAAACTCTACAGAAAGGGAAGAGCTATTACAAAAAAGGAAAGGTCCTGTGGGTTCTCAAGTATAAGGAGAAACTGTTTTCCAAAGTTCTGGGAACATATCCATATTATATAGAAGTGGACTTAGCAAAAAATTCAAACAAATGCACCTGCCCACAGGGTAAAAACTGTAAACATGTCGCTGCTGTACTCATGGCCTTTGAAGAAGGATTCTACATTGAAAGTGAAGATCCCCTCTCAGAGAGTTTACCAGAGCTAGTTATTGAGAAGTATTTCTTCACTGAAGATCCTGCACTTGGGATAGAAGTTCTGCTAAAAGAATTACAGTACCAGATAAACAATGATGAAAGTGGAAGTGAAGTTACTAGGCTTTTAAGAAAAACTCTAAAGCTTTTCCCGCAAGCTCCTTCTGCAGAAACGAGATTTCAGATAATTGAGATATTTAAGGAATTCAAACGAATATTTTCAGAATATAAACTTACAGAAGAGCTGGAAAAGGAGATCAAAGAAATATTCTAA
- the rgy gene encoding reverse gyrase yields the protein MKAVYRGMCPNCQDVISDERLYNKHPCETCLDEEIKSDVYFELVKGIYDALKLKNTLKHWEEVYSLEQRLIEAEKLFKTATGFTFWSAQKSWVKRLVRGKSFSIIAPTGMGKSVFGAFMSIYYAKKGKRSYIVLPTTPLVIQTIKRVKTFAEKAGIDVNLAYYHGNMKKKEKEEMLQKIQTGEFDILITSAQYLARNFDVLKDKRFDFIFVDDVDAFLKASKNIDRSLILLGFTEEIIQKAWEIIRLKKQMAKYLNGNRKDKNERLKELNKQINAIEKEIREFKRKNNIGVLIVASATGSARGDRIKLYRELLDFEVGSGRSALRNVVDTYLSPQQPIEEHVEEIIKKLGTGGLIFVPIDQGILYAEKLTSYLKDKGFKVELVSARNKKGLERFENGEADYLIGVATYYGSIVRGLDLPHLIRYAVFTGVPKFRFSIDLEQPTIYRVLGLMSEVMEFLENEDRKNAEKLYARIRRLIRNIPQFEILKIEEALAEGLPLEGFSNHVLKVFKEAVDFLRNILKKEDVLKRIEEDPFVSLKKEEGKWYIEIPDVRTYIQASGRTSRLFAGGITKGLSMVIVDNEKVFNGLKRQMRWRFSEFEMVAFNELDLEKVLQEIDRDREKVRLIMEGKIAEKTKDLVRSALMIVESPNKARTIANFFGQPSKRRIGDLVAYEVSIGELMLTILASGGHMFDLVTNDGYHGVLVNEKDGKLYFVPIYDTLKRCRDCGHQFVDWESKGVCPRCGSNDIRDSLENVMAMREIAQEVDEILIGTDPDTEGEKIAWDIRNVLSPYTPTIKRIEFHEVTRPAILKALKEARDVHEGRVNAQLVRRIEDRWIGFELSQKLWEVFENTYLSAGRVQTPVLGWVIQRYKEFVESETNFVRLTLENDLDVTLEGVKDEIEEVVVEDVQLEERELNPLPPYSTDTMLQDASRFLGFSTDYTMRLAQDLFELGLLTYIRTDSTHVSNVGIEVAKEYISDEIGEEYFAPRKWGEEGAHECIRPTRPIDTGRLMQLLRDGVITLARGLTRDHFRLYDMVFKRFMTSQMKAAKILYEKAIIDAKVAKTEIEGYVDILYEGWTKIRNPPLRKLPKLEKGQKIRVKEIKKWKAPKVPLFTQGDIIALMKERKIGRPSTYAKIVKTLLDRHYVIETKGRKKLVPTELGTKVYHYLITRYKELVSEERTRQLEELMDLVEENKADYQEILNEMYKEIKKYIAS from the coding sequence ATGAAGGCAGTATACAGGGGCATGTGCCCAAATTGCCAAGATGTGATAAGCGATGAGAGGCTATATAATAAGCATCCATGTGAAACATGTCTCGACGAAGAAATCAAATCTGATGTTTATTTTGAACTTGTTAAGGGAATTTACGATGCTCTAAAGCTTAAAAACACATTAAAACACTGGGAAGAAGTGTATTCTCTAGAACAAAGACTTATTGAAGCAGAAAAACTTTTTAAAACTGCCACTGGATTCACATTCTGGAGTGCTCAAAAGAGCTGGGTAAAACGACTGGTAAGAGGAAAAAGTTTCTCAATCATAGCCCCAACAGGTATGGGAAAAAGTGTTTTTGGGGCATTTATGTCCATTTATTACGCCAAAAAAGGAAAGAGATCATATATAGTCTTACCAACAACGCCTCTGGTCATTCAAACGATTAAGAGAGTCAAAACTTTTGCTGAAAAAGCTGGAATAGATGTTAATTTAGCATATTATCATGGAAACATGAAGAAAAAAGAAAAAGAAGAAATGCTCCAAAAAATCCAAACTGGTGAGTTTGATATTCTTATAACCTCTGCCCAATACCTTGCGAGAAATTTTGATGTCTTAAAGGACAAAAGATTTGACTTTATCTTTGTAGATGATGTTGATGCTTTTTTAAAAGCTTCAAAGAATATAGATCGCTCATTGATTTTACTCGGGTTTACCGAGGAGATAATTCAAAAAGCATGGGAAATAATAAGGCTCAAAAAACAGATGGCAAAATACCTTAACGGAAACAGAAAAGACAAAAATGAGCGGTTAAAAGAACTAAATAAACAAATAAACGCAATTGAAAAAGAAATAAGAGAATTTAAACGCAAGAATAATATTGGAGTTTTGATCGTGGCCTCAGCAACTGGAAGTGCAAGAGGTGACAGAATAAAACTCTATCGTGAACTCCTCGATTTTGAAGTAGGAAGTGGGCGATCCGCATTAAGAAATGTAGTGGACACATATTTATCTCCCCAACAACCAATAGAAGAGCATGTTGAAGAGATCATAAAGAAATTGGGCACAGGAGGTCTTATCTTTGTACCTATTGATCAAGGAATACTCTATGCAGAAAAGCTAACTTCCTACCTAAAGGATAAAGGATTCAAAGTCGAATTAGTTTCAGCGAGAAATAAAAAGGGTCTTGAGAGGTTTGAGAATGGAGAGGCCGACTACCTAATTGGGGTTGCAACTTATTATGGATCTATTGTTAGAGGCTTAGATTTGCCACATCTAATAAGGTATGCAGTTTTTACTGGTGTTCCCAAATTCCGATTTAGCATAGATTTAGAACAACCCACTATCTACAGAGTTCTTGGTCTGATGAGTGAAGTTATGGAATTCCTAGAAAACGAAGATAGAAAGAATGCAGAAAAACTCTACGCTAGAATAAGAAGGCTCATACGGAACATTCCACAGTTTGAAATTTTAAAGATAGAAGAAGCCCTTGCAGAGGGATTGCCTCTAGAGGGATTTTCAAATCATGTTCTCAAGGTATTTAAGGAGGCAGTAGACTTTTTAAGAAATATACTGAAGAAGGAAGATGTTCTCAAGAGAATAGAGGAAGATCCTTTCGTAAGTCTTAAGAAAGAGGAAGGAAAGTGGTATATAGAAATCCCTGACGTTAGGACATATATCCAAGCAAGCGGGAGGACTTCAAGACTATTTGCTGGTGGCATAACTAAAGGACTAAGCATGGTAATTGTAGACAATGAAAAAGTGTTCAATGGTCTAAAGAGGCAAATGCGTTGGCGCTTTTCTGAGTTTGAAATGGTAGCCTTTAATGAACTAGACCTAGAAAAAGTACTCCAAGAGATTGACAGAGATAGAGAAAAAGTCAGACTTATTATGGAAGGAAAGATCGCAGAGAAAACAAAAGATTTAGTCAGGTCCGCTCTTATGATAGTAGAATCGCCAAACAAGGCAAGGACTATTGCAAACTTCTTTGGTCAACCGAGCAAAAGGCGTATTGGAGATTTAGTGGCTTATGAAGTAAGCATCGGTGAATTGATGCTAACAATCCTCGCAAGTGGAGGACACATGTTTGATCTTGTAACCAATGACGGCTATCATGGGGTCTTGGTAAACGAAAAAGATGGAAAACTCTACTTTGTGCCAATATATGACACTCTAAAGCGTTGTAGAGACTGCGGCCATCAGTTTGTTGATTGGGAAAGCAAAGGAGTATGCCCAAGGTGTGGATCTAATGATATCAGGGATTCCCTTGAAAACGTTATGGCAATGAGAGAAATTGCCCAAGAAGTTGATGAAATATTAATCGGAACTGACCCAGATACTGAGGGAGAAAAGATAGCATGGGACATAAGGAATGTTCTATCCCCTTACACTCCAACAATAAAAAGGATTGAATTCCACGAAGTTACGAGACCAGCTATTCTGAAAGCACTAAAAGAAGCAAGAGATGTCCATGAAGGAAGAGTAAATGCTCAGTTAGTAAGAAGAATCGAGGATAGATGGATAGGATTCGAACTAAGCCAGAAACTATGGGAAGTCTTTGAGAATACCTATCTTTCAGCAGGAAGAGTTCAAACACCTGTACTAGGGTGGGTAATCCAAAGATATAAGGAATTTGTAGAAAGTGAAACCAATTTTGTAAGACTAACCCTCGAAAATGATCTGGATGTCACCCTTGAAGGCGTTAAGGACGAGATCGAAGAAGTTGTTGTAGAAGATGTGCAGCTGGAAGAGAGAGAACTCAATCCATTACCACCATACAGTACTGATACTATGCTTCAAGACGCTTCAAGATTTTTAGGATTCTCAACCGACTATACAATGAGATTAGCCCAAGACCTTTTCGAATTAGGTCTTCTTACATATATTAGAACAGACTCAACCCATGTCAGCAACGTTGGTATAGAAGTTGCTAAAGAGTACATAAGCGATGAAATCGGCGAGGAATACTTCGCCCCAAGAAAATGGGGAGAAGAAGGGGCCCATGAATGTATAAGACCGACAAGACCTATAGACACTGGAAGATTAATGCAACTGCTCAGAGATGGAGTTATAACACTTGCAAGAGGCCTGACAAGGGATCATTTCAGACTATATGACATGGTATTTAAGCGCTTTATGACATCCCAGATGAAAGCCGCAAAGATACTCTATGAAAAAGCAATCATAGATGCAAAAGTTGCAAAAACAGAAATAGAAGGCTATGTAGACATTCTTTATGAAGGATGGACAAAAATCCGGAATCCACCACTGAGAAAGCTTCCAAAACTTGAAAAAGGACAAAAGATTAGAGTTAAAGAGATCAAGAAATGGAAGGCTCCAAAAGTACCGCTTTTCACTCAAGGAGATATAATCGCCCTGATGAAAGAACGCAAAATTGGAAGGCCATCAACATATGCCAAGATAGTTAAAACCCTCCTTGATAGACACTACGTCATAGAAACTAAAGGGAGAAAGAAACTCGTGCCTACAGAGCTTGGAACCAAAGTATACCATTATCTCATAACCAGATACAAAGAGCTCGTAAGCGAAGAAAGGACTAGACAGCTTGAAGAGCTAATGGACCTAGTGGAAGAAAACAAAGCAGACTACCAGGAGATCCTTAATGAAATGTACAAAGAAATTAAAAAATACATTGCCTCATAA
- the acs gene encoding acetate--CoA ligase alpha subunit, translated as MSIEALFKPKSVAVVGASGKPGKIGYAIMKNLIEYGYEGKIYAVNVKGGEIEISGRKFQVYKSILDVPDEVDMAVIVVPAKFVPQVIEECGKKGVKVLPIISSGFGELGEEGKKVEQQLVETAHKYGMRILGPNIFGIVYTPAKLNATFGPTDVMPGKLALVSQSGALGIALMGWTILEKVGLSAVVSIGNKSDLDDADMLEYFEDDENTGAILIYMEGVKDGRKFMEVAKRVSMKKPIIIIKAGRSERGAKAAASHTGSLAGADSIYTAAFKQSGVLRALTIGEAFDWARTLSNLPEPEGDNVVILTNGGGIGVMATDAAEEEGLKLYDNLEELKVFANHMPPFGSYKNPVDLTGMAGAEAYEGAVRDALAHPEMHAIAVLYCQTAVLDPRDLAEIVIREYEASGRKKPIVVAIVGGIEAKEAIDILNERGIPAYPEPERAIKSLSALYRWYNWKMKHRKE; from the coding sequence ATGAGCATAGAAGCACTTTTCAAACCAAAGAGCGTTGCTGTTGTAGGGGCTTCTGGCAAGCCAGGAAAAATAGGGTATGCTATTATGAAAAATCTCATCGAATACGGCTATGAAGGGAAGATATATGCAGTAAATGTCAAAGGTGGGGAAATAGAGATCAGCGGAAGAAAATTCCAGGTTTACAAGAGCATTCTCGATGTTCCTGATGAAGTTGATATGGCGGTGATAGTTGTACCAGCAAAGTTTGTTCCACAGGTTATAGAAGAGTGTGGGAAGAAGGGTGTTAAAGTCCTTCCGATAATTAGTTCAGGATTTGGAGAACTTGGTGAAGAGGGCAAGAAAGTTGAACAGCAGCTAGTCGAGACAGCTCACAAGTATGGAATGAGAATTCTCGGTCCAAACATCTTTGGCATCGTTTATACTCCTGCAAAGCTTAACGCTACGTTTGGACCAACTGATGTTATGCCAGGAAAGTTAGCCCTTGTTTCCCAAAGTGGTGCTCTTGGAATAGCACTCATGGGATGGACAATTCTTGAAAAAGTAGGTCTTTCAGCCGTAGTTAGCATAGGAAACAAGAGTGACCTCGATGATGCTGACATGCTTGAATACTTTGAAGACGATGAAAACACCGGTGCTATTTTAATCTATATGGAGGGTGTGAAGGACGGTAGGAAGTTTATGGAAGTTGCCAAGAGAGTTTCAATGAAGAAGCCGATTATAATCATTAAAGCCGGTAGAAGTGAAAGAGGAGCCAAAGCAGCGGCTTCACACACTGGATCATTGGCTGGTGCTGACAGTATCTACACAGCTGCATTTAAGCAAAGTGGTGTGTTAAGGGCTTTAACAATAGGCGAGGCATTTGATTGGGCAAGAACACTCTCCAACCTTCCAGAACCAGAGGGAGATAATGTTGTGATACTCACAAATGGTGGTGGAATAGGAGTTATGGCCACTGATGCTGCTGAAGAAGAAGGATTAAAACTTTACGACAACTTAGAGGAGCTTAAAGTCTTCGCAAACCACATGCCACCATTTGGGAGCTACAAGAATCCCGTTGACCTTACGGGTATGGCTGGTGCTGAAGCTTATGAGGGAGCAGTTAGAGACGCCTTGGCTCATCCAGAGATGCACGCAATAGCAGTTCTCTACTGTCAAACAGCAGTTTTAGACCCAAGAGATCTCGCAGAGATAGTTATCAGAGAATACGAAGCAAGTGGTAGGAAGAAGCCGATTGTAGTTGCAATAGTAGGTGGAATTGAGGCTAAAGAAGCTATTGACATACTTAATGAGAGAGGTATTCCAGCATATCCTGAACCAGAGAGGGCAATTAAATCACTCTCGGCCCTTTATAGATGGTATAACTGGAAAATGAAACATAGAAAAGAGTGA
- the infB gene encoding translation initiation factor IF-2: MKKIRQPIIAVLGHVDHGKTTMLDRIRNTRVAEKEAGGITQHIGATEVPIDVVKQLAGPLLSLWKGEIKLPGLLFIDTPGHEAFTSLRARGGSLADLAILIVDVNEGFQPQTLESIEILRKYRTPFIVAANKIDRIKGWKITENEPFLVNIKKQDQRAQQELETKLWELIGKFYEIGFQANRFDRVQDFRKELAIIPISAKYGIGIPELLVLISGLAQKYLEEKLKIEVEGPARGTILEVREEIGFGTTIDVIVYDGTLKKDDMIVVGGKDKAIVTKIRALLKPKPLDEIRDPRYRFDQVEEVSASAGIKIAAPGLEDALAGSPVIAVRGEEELERAKGEILDQIKSVIISTDKVGVIVKADTIGSLEALSKELHEKNIPIRKADVGNISKTDVMEALSVKDEEPFYGVVIGFNVKVNEDAEEVANAKKIPLFIGNIIYKIIEDYEAWVKAEEEKKKKEVLAKTKFPGVIKLFPDERYVFRRSHPAIVGIEVLEGRIKPGYPLIKQNGDRVGVIKSIKSKEDFLQEAKKGDQVAVAIEGAMVGRHIHPGEILYVDISKDDAIRLVKELRDVLDDTDIKALKKTAKVKAQKDPFWSAL, translated from the coding sequence ATGAAAAAGATCAGACAGCCCATTATAGCTGTTTTAGGACATGTTGATCACGGAAAGACGACAATGCTTGATCGTATACGTAATACTCGCGTAGCAGAGAAAGAAGCGGGTGGAATTACTCAGCATATAGGTGCTACTGAAGTTCCTATCGATGTTGTTAAACAGCTTGCTGGCCCTCTTTTAAGCCTCTGGAAAGGTGAGATTAAGCTTCCAGGATTGCTTTTTATAGATACTCCTGGTCATGAAGCCTTCACAAGCCTTAGAGCAAGGGGAGGAAGCTTGGCGGACTTAGCAATTCTCATAGTTGATGTAAACGAAGGCTTTCAGCCCCAAACATTGGAGAGTATAGAAATTTTGAGGAAGTATAGAACTCCATTCATCGTTGCAGCGAATAAAATCGATCGTATTAAAGGATGGAAAATAACTGAAAATGAGCCTTTCTTAGTTAATATTAAAAAACAAGATCAGAGAGCACAACAAGAGCTTGAGACAAAACTTTGGGAGTTAATAGGAAAGTTCTATGAGATTGGTTTTCAGGCCAATAGATTTGACCGCGTTCAGGATTTCAGAAAGGAGCTCGCAATAATCCCAATCTCTGCTAAATATGGTATTGGAATCCCTGAATTACTTGTACTTATCTCCGGTTTGGCTCAAAAGTATCTTGAGGAGAAGCTCAAGATAGAAGTAGAGGGGCCTGCAAGAGGAACTATACTGGAAGTCAGAGAGGAAATAGGCTTTGGAACAACAATAGATGTGATAGTTTATGACGGTACCTTAAAGAAAGACGATATGATTGTTGTGGGAGGCAAAGATAAGGCTATAGTCACAAAAATAAGGGCCCTTCTCAAGCCTAAACCTCTTGATGAGATAAGAGATCCGAGATACAGGTTTGATCAGGTTGAAGAGGTTTCTGCTTCTGCAGGTATCAAAATAGCGGCACCTGGATTGGAAGACGCTCTTGCTGGGTCTCCAGTGATAGCTGTGAGAGGTGAGGAGGAACTTGAAAGGGCTAAAGGAGAGATCCTTGACCAAATAAAGAGTGTGATTATAAGTACAGATAAAGTAGGAGTAATAGTAAAAGCAGACACCATTGGAAGCTTGGAAGCTTTAAGTAAAGAACTTCATGAGAAAAATATCCCCATTAGAAAGGCCGATGTAGGAAATATCAGCAAAACGGACGTTATGGAAGCCCTTAGTGTAAAAGACGAGGAACCATTCTATGGTGTGGTTATTGGATTTAATGTGAAAGTTAATGAAGATGCGGAAGAAGTTGCCAATGCTAAAAAAATACCTCTCTTTATAGGGAACATAATTTACAAGATAATAGAGGACTATGAGGCATGGGTAAAGGCAGAAGAAGAGAAGAAAAAGAAAGAGGTTCTAGCCAAGACCAAGTTCCCTGGTGTTATTAAGCTCTTCCCTGATGAACGCTACGTTTTTAGGAGGAGCCATCCAGCTATAGTGGGAATAGAGGTGCTTGAAGGAAGGATAAAGCCGGGATATCCACTAATAAAGCAGAATGGAGATAGGGTAGGAGTAATAAAATCAATTAAGTCCAAAGAAGATTTCCTCCAAGAGGCTAAGAAAGGAGATCAAGTGGCTGTGGCAATTGAGGGAGCCATGGTGGGAAGACACATACATCCAGGGGAGATCCTTTATGTGGATATAAGTAAAGATGATGCAATAAGGCTAGTGAAGGAACTTAGAGATGTACTTGATGACACCGATATAAAAGCTTTGAAAAAGACAGCAAAAGTAAAGGCCCAGAAAGATCCATTCTGGAGTGCCCTTTAA
- a CDS encoding DUF7411 family protein: protein MEVYHLYSGGKDSSLAAYILERLGYEVKLVTVNFGVLDSWKYARETAQSLGFEHEVFFLDRKILEKATEMCINDKHPNNAIQFIHERALEEIARREDVERVSDGTRRDDRVPLLDQRKTRSLEDRFNVQYIRPLLGLGYKTIRELTDRLFIIELKESEKLEKSDYEVEIRYLLREKGIDPLTIFPKRHLQSRVLGWKKEKAHL from the coding sequence ATGGAGGTTTACCATCTTTATAGTGGAGGAAAAGACTCTTCACTGGCGGCATATATTTTGGAAAGACTAGGTTATGAAGTTAAACTGGTTACTGTTAATTTTGGAGTCCTTGACAGCTGGAAATATGCTAGAGAAACTGCACAAAGCCTTGGGTTTGAGCATGAGGTGTTTTTCTTAGACAGAAAAATCCTTGAAAAAGCCACTGAAATGTGTATCAATGATAAACATCCAAACAATGCCATCCAATTTATTCATGAAAGGGCATTGGAGGAGATTGCCAGACGTGAGGACGTAGAAAGAGTTAGTGATGGAACTAGAAGAGATGATAGGGTTCCATTACTGGATCAAAGGAAAACAAGAAGTCTTGAGGATAGATTCAATGTTCAGTACATACGGCCACTTTTGGGCCTTGGATATAAGACAATAAGAGAACTTACGGATAGACTTTTCATAATTGAACTCAAAGAGAGTGAAAAGCTTGAAAAATCTGACTATGAAGTGGAAATCAGATATCTCTTAAGAGAGAAAGGTATAGACCCACTTACAATTTTCCCAAAGAGACATTTGCAGTCAAGAGTACTGGGATGGAAAAAAGAAAAGGCTCACTTGTGA
- a CDS encoding glutamate--tRNA ligase yields the protein MEIRETILKYALINAVQHDGKANSKAVIGKILGENPELRPKAREIIPLVNDIVQEVNSMSIEDQKTKLNEIYPEFFEKKEEKKEEKKGLPPLPKAEKGKVITRFAPNPDGAFHLGNARAAILSHEYARIYGGKFILRFDDTDPKVKRPEPIFYEWIIEDLKWLGFQIDEIHMASDRLEIYYSYAEKLLAMGKAYVCTCTPEDFRKLRDEGKACPHRDLPPEIQLQEWKKMLNGEYKEGEAVVRIKTDLSHPNPAVRDWPALRIINNPNHPRTGDKYHVWPLYNFASAIDDHELGVTHIFRGQEHAENETKQRYVYEYFGWEYPQTVHHGRLSIEGVILSKSKTRKGIEEGKYLGWDDPRLGTIRALKRRGIQSEAIRELIIEVGLKKSDTTISWDNLAAINRRLIEPIANRYFFVADPIPMEIKGYNEEFIAEVPLHPDHPERGVRKLKFTPGKPVYVSKDDLKLLKSNEYVRLKDLFNVKILEVGEEKIVVEFDSIEYEKARENRWRMIHWVPEGKPCEVLIPEGDELVVRKGLLETDANLKVDDIVQFERFGFVRIDKIEGEKVTAIFAHK from the coding sequence ATGGAGATAAGGGAGACGATACTCAAATATGCGCTCATCAATGCTGTCCAGCATGATGGGAAAGCCAATTCTAAAGCAGTTATAGGAAAAATACTTGGCGAGAACCCGGAACTAAGACCAAAAGCCAGAGAAATAATCCCTCTTGTCAATGATATAGTCCAAGAGGTCAATTCTATGAGTATTGAGGATCAAAAAACCAAGCTAAATGAAATTTATCCAGAATTCTTTGAAAAGAAAGAAGAGAAAAAGGAAGAAAAGAAAGGTCTCCCTCCCTTACCTAAAGCAGAAAAAGGAAAAGTCATCACAAGATTTGCCCCAAACCCTGACGGCGCATTTCATTTAGGAAATGCTAGAGCCGCAATTCTCAGTCATGAATACGCTAGAATTTATGGGGGCAAATTCATCCTGAGATTTGATGATACTGACCCCAAAGTAAAAAGACCTGAGCCAATCTTTTACGAGTGGATTATTGAGGATCTAAAATGGTTAGGCTTCCAGATAGATGAAATCCACATGGCAAGTGACAGGCTGGAAATTTATTATTCCTATGCCGAAAAACTGCTCGCGATGGGGAAGGCCTACGTATGCACATGCACACCAGAGGATTTCAGGAAGCTCAGAGATGAAGGAAAAGCATGCCCCCATAGAGACCTACCCCCAGAAATCCAGCTTCAAGAATGGAAGAAGATGCTCAATGGGGAATACAAGGAAGGAGAAGCTGTCGTAAGAATAAAAACCGATCTAAGCCATCCAAATCCAGCGGTAAGAGATTGGCCAGCCCTTAGAATTATTAATAATCCCAATCACCCAAGAACAGGAGACAAATACCATGTATGGCCCCTCTATAACTTCGCTTCTGCTATAGACGATCATGAGCTTGGTGTTACTCACATCTTCAGAGGACAAGAACATGCAGAAAACGAGACAAAGCAGAGGTATGTATACGAGTATTTTGGGTGGGAATATCCCCAAACGGTTCACCATGGAAGACTCTCAATTGAAGGGGTTATCTTAAGCAAGTCAAAAACAAGAAAGGGAATAGAAGAGGGCAAATACTTAGGATGGGATGATCCAAGACTCGGAACTATTAGAGCCCTAAAAAGAAGAGGTATCCAATCAGAGGCTATTAGAGAGCTAATAATTGAAGTAGGACTCAAAAAGAGCGATACTACCATCAGTTGGGATAACTTAGCAGCAATAAACAGAAGACTAATCGAACCTATTGCCAACAGGTATTTCTTTGTTGCCGATCCAATACCAATGGAAATTAAGGGGTACAACGAAGAGTTCATAGCGGAAGTGCCTCTCCATCCTGACCATCCTGAGAGAGGTGTTAGAAAGCTTAAATTCACTCCGGGAAAACCGGTATACGTATCAAAAGACGATCTCAAACTCCTCAAGAGCAACGAATATGTTAGACTTAAGGACCTCTTCAATGTAAAAATCCTGGAAGTTGGTGAAGAAAAAATTGTGGTGGAATTTGATAGTATTGAATACGAGAAGGCCAGAGAAAACAGGTGGAGAATGATCCACTGGGTTCCAGAAGGAAAACCATGTGAAGTTTTAATACCAGAAGGAGATGAACTCGTAGTTAGGAAAGGCCTGCTTGAAACTGATGCAAATCTAAAAGTTGACGACATAGTCCAGTTCGAACGTTTTGGCTTTGTGAGGATAGATAAGATAGAAGGAGAAAAAGTAACAGCGATCTTTGCTCACAAGTGA
- the fen gene encoding flap endonuclease-1, whose protein sequence is MGVPIGELVSKKELELENLNGRKVAIDAFNAIYQFLSTIRQRDGTPLMDSKGRITSHLSGLFYRTINLTEAGIKPVYVFDGKPPEFKKKELEKRAEAREEAREKWELALARGDLEEAKKYAQRASKVNELLIEDAKKLLELMGIPWVQAPSEGEAQAAYMASKGDVWASASQDYDSLLFGTPKLVRNLTITGRRKLPGKDVYIEVKPELILLEDVLNGLKLTREKLIELAILVGTDYNPGGIKGLGPKKALEIVRHSKDPLLKYQKTSDVDLYAIKEFFLNPPVTNEYKLEWKMPDEEGVLRFLCDEHDFSEERVKNGLERLKKAIKAGKQFTLDAWFKK, encoded by the coding sequence ATGGGAGTTCCGATTGGTGAGTTAGTTTCAAAAAAAGAGCTGGAATTAGAAAACCTAAATGGTAGAAAAGTAGCCATAGATGCGTTCAATGCTATATACCAGTTCCTATCCACCATCAGACAAAGAGATGGTACCCCTCTAATGGATTCCAAAGGAAGGATAACCTCCCATCTCTCAGGCCTTTTCTATAGAACGATAAATCTTACGGAAGCAGGAATAAAACCTGTCTATGTCTTTGATGGGAAACCTCCAGAGTTTAAGAAGAAAGAACTTGAGAAGAGAGCCGAAGCAAGAGAGGAAGCACGAGAAAAATGGGAATTGGCCCTTGCCAGGGGTGACTTAGAAGAGGCCAAGAAATACGCCCAACGAGCTTCAAAAGTAAATGAACTTCTAATTGAAGACGCCAAAAAACTTTTGGAACTGATGGGGATCCCTTGGGTTCAAGCCCCCAGTGAAGGAGAAGCCCAAGCCGCCTATATGGCATCTAAAGGAGATGTTTGGGCCTCGGCAAGTCAAGATTATGACTCCTTGCTCTTTGGAACACCAAAACTCGTAAGGAACCTCACCATAACAGGAAGACGAAAACTACCTGGAAAAGATGTCTATATTGAGGTTAAGCCTGAATTAATACTTCTTGAAGATGTGCTGAACGGGCTGAAACTAACAAGAGAGAAACTTATTGAGCTAGCAATACTCGTTGGTACTGACTACAATCCAGGAGGGATAAAAGGATTAGGGCCAAAAAAAGCCCTTGAAATAGTAAGACACTCCAAAGATCCCCTATTAAAATATCAAAAGACAAGTGATGTAGACCTGTATGCAATAAAGGAATTTTTCCTGAATCCACCAGTGACAAATGAATATAAACTAGAATGGAAAATGCCCGATGAAGAAGGAGTACTGAGATTCCTCTGTGATGAGCATGACTTTAGCGAAGAACGTGTGAAAAACGGACTTGAGAGACTCAAAAAAGCAATAAAAGCTGGAAAACAATTTACATTAGATGCTTGGTTTAAAAAATGA